One window of the Acaryochloris sp. CCMEE 5410 genome contains the following:
- a CDS encoding ATPase domain-containing protein has translation MPTRISTCVRGLDDILQNGFISGQAYLLRGGTGTGKTTLGMHYLRAGVAQHEPTLLITLGEPEQRLRRNAANIGIDLEGISVLDLTPSKEYFAENLTYDIFSPADVEREPTTQRIMEEVHRIQPQRVFIDSMTQFRYLATDKFQFHKQVLSFIRFLTDQGCTVLLTSESTASDADDDLQFLCDGVIDLAYNRSDDTRALEIAKFRGSDFRGGTHAFRLTNKGMSVFPRLRPESFANEFVSESISSGVPEIDELLHGGIERGTITVVSGSSGVGKTTFGLQFMKEAAGRGERSVVYSFEENIETMLHRCEGVNIPVAAMLKQGTLSAVQVEALLLSPDEFAQQVRQEVEQHQARIVMLDSISGYQLSIRGGELIKRIHALCRYLQNMGVTVILINETESITGEFKATGMGISYLADNIIFLRHLEVRGELHKAIGVLKKRLSGYENTLREFEITRYGLKVGPPLTKLRRILSGIPDWVNEPPQEC, from the coding sequence ATGCCTACAAGAATTTCGACGTGTGTTAGAGGCTTAGATGATATCCTGCAAAATGGGTTCATCTCCGGGCAAGCCTATCTACTGAGGGGTGGGACAGGGACGGGCAAGACTACACTAGGGATGCATTATCTGAGGGCAGGTGTTGCCCAACATGAGCCAACGCTACTGATTACTCTGGGAGAGCCAGAACAACGGCTGCGCCGCAATGCAGCCAACATAGGCATCGACCTAGAAGGTATCTCGGTCCTTGATCTCACTCCTTCGAAGGAATACTTTGCCGAGAACCTTACCTACGACATCTTTTCGCCAGCAGACGTGGAACGTGAACCGACAACTCAGCGAATTATGGAAGAGGTCCATCGCATCCAACCTCAGCGCGTCTTTATTGACTCGATGACTCAGTTTCGCTATCTAGCGACTGATAAATTTCAGTTTCATAAGCAAGTGCTTTCATTTATTCGCTTCTTGACCGACCAAGGTTGTACCGTCCTACTAACGTCAGAGAGTACTGCCAGCGATGCAGATGATGATCTTCAGTTCCTCTGCGATGGCGTGATTGACTTGGCATACAACCGGTCGGATGATACGCGAGCGCTTGAGATCGCTAAGTTTCGTGGCTCAGATTTTCGGGGTGGGACCCATGCTTTCCGTCTGACGAACAAAGGGATGTCCGTCTTCCCCAGATTGCGACCAGAAAGCTTTGCAAATGAGTTTGTATCCGAATCGATTTCCTCTGGAGTCCCAGAAATCGATGAGCTGCTGCACGGCGGCATTGAGCGCGGCACCATCACTGTAGTGAGTGGTTCTTCAGGCGTCGGCAAGACCACCTTTGGTCTCCAGTTTATGAAAGAAGCAGCCGGTCGTGGAGAACGTTCTGTAGTCTATTCTTTTGAAGAGAATATAGAAACAATGCTGCATCGGTGTGAGGGGGTCAATATCCCAGTAGCAGCGATGCTAAAGCAAGGTACCCTATCAGCAGTTCAAGTAGAGGCGCTGTTACTCAGTCCTGATGAATTTGCCCAACAGGTGCGCCAGGAAGTCGAACAGCACCAAGCTCGAATTGTCATGCTTGACAGTATCTCTGGCTATCAGCTTTCGATTCGAGGGGGCGAGCTGATTAAACGAATACATGCGCTGTGCCGCTATTTGCAGAATATGGGTGTGACGGTCATCCTCATCAATGAAACAGAATCGATTACGGGCGAATTTAAAGCGACTGGCATGGGAATCAGCTACCTAGCTGATAATATAATCTTTCTGAGACATCTAGAAGTGCGCGGTGAATTACATAAAGCGATTGGCGTTCTGAAAAAGCGCTTATCAGGGTATGAAAACACGCTGCGAGAATTTGAAATCACTCGCTACGGATTAAAGGTCGGCCCACCTCTAACCAAATTGCGTCGGATTCTCAGCGGTATACCGGACTGGGTTAATGAGCCACCGCAGGAATGCTAG
- a CDS encoding response regulator translates to MADTLLLLNHNACNQILLTQFLEGHGYHTVGATSYEGLEDALASPHFLRLALIDISGFDPQIWTHCRRLRQRQIPFIILSARRSTGLENESFAHGAHGVLIKPLVQEVLLNLLHSFLEEP, encoded by the coding sequence ATGGCTGATACTCTCTTGCTCTTAAATCATAATGCTTGTAATCAAATATTATTGACTCAATTCTTAGAAGGGCACGGATATCATACCGTGGGTGCGACCTCCTATGAAGGGTTAGAGGACGCACTTGCAAGTCCCCACTTCCTCCGCCTGGCGCTGATTGATATTTCTGGATTTGACCCTCAGATTTGGACCCACTGCCGACGCCTTCGACAGCGCCAAATCCCATTTATCATTCTTTCGGCTCGACGAAGTACCGGCTTGGAGAATGAAAGTTTTGCCCATGGTGCCCATGGCGTCCTGATTAAACCCCTGGTCCAAGAGGTTCTACTCAACCTACTACATAGCTTTTTAGAAGAGCCATGA
- a CDS encoding sensor histidine kinase KdpD, translated as MSQILLLFDQQENGRLLAQWLSQFYLVLSPPCEQQVQALAEEPFDLAVFDGTALLRLLEPLQVRRQVAEPIFLPCLLVTPQPDPERENLSPSLWKNMDEEITIPCSQAILQRRIEMLLRARRLSVELNEANIQLQKANKLQSQFVNLVSHEFRNSLHAISGFVQMLELQYTQSSETVQKIFKRLYNAIQKSDKLTADLLILGRTGANRLEFKPEQLNLELLCRSITETAQANDSFQRQVDLAINGDCSAVVMDGALIEHALTNLVSNALKYSLPDGVVRVTLKIQNQRVVINVQDTGIGIPAEDQAQLFQSFHRASNVGQIPGTGLGLAIVQQCVSLHRGQIFVDSQVGRGTTFTVQLPLT; from the coding sequence ATGAGCCAAATTCTTCTGCTCTTTGACCAACAAGAGAACGGTCGCCTCTTAGCCCAATGGCTGAGTCAATTTTATTTAGTATTGTCTCCCCCCTGCGAACAACAGGTTCAGGCCCTAGCAGAGGAACCGTTTGACCTAGCTGTTTTCGACGGCACAGCCCTGCTGCGCCTCTTAGAACCATTACAAGTGCGACGTCAGGTGGCTGAGCCCATTTTTTTGCCCTGCCTTTTAGTGACGCCGCAACCTGATCCTGAGCGAGAAAATTTATCTCCTAGTCTTTGGAAAAATATGGATGAGGAAATAACGATCCCCTGCTCTCAGGCTATTCTGCAGCGACGTATTGAGATGCTGCTGCGAGCAAGACGACTCTCAGTGGAACTCAATGAGGCCAATATTCAGCTCCAAAAGGCCAATAAGCTTCAATCCCAATTTGTTAACCTCGTCTCTCACGAATTTCGTAACTCGCTTCACGCTATCTCTGGGTTCGTTCAGATGCTTGAACTGCAATATACTCAATCTTCTGAAACAGTTCAAAAGATTTTTAAGCGTCTGTATAATGCCATTCAAAAATCAGATAAATTGACTGCTGACTTATTAATTTTGGGACGAACCGGAGCGAATCGCTTAGAATTCAAGCCTGAACAACTTAATCTGGAACTCCTATGTCGGTCAATTACTGAGACCGCTCAAGCTAACGATTCATTCCAGCGCCAGGTTGACCTTGCCATCAACGGTGACTGCTCAGCCGTTGTCATGGACGGCGCATTAATAGAGCATGCGTTGACCAATCTGGTTTCCAATGCTCTCAAGTACTCCCTCCCTGACGGAGTCGTTCGGGTTACCTTAAAGATTCAAAATCAGAGGGTTGTCATTAATGTTCAAGATACGGGGATTGGAATTCCTGCCGAAGACCAGGCACAACTGTTTCAATCATTCCATCGCGCCAGCAATGTAGGGCAGATTCCAGGGACAGGATTGGGTTTAGCGATTGTTCAGCAATGTGTCAGCTTGCACCGAGGTCAGATATTTGTTGATAGCCAAGTTGGTAGAGGAACGACTTTTACAGTTCAACTACCGCTTACATAA
- a CDS encoding sodium:proton antiporter — MIDTYLSFLLIIGLLILAVTLGSGWISRLPVSYALIYLIVGILLGPYGIGIVQGEPSSVLIERLTEFVVIVSVFGCGLKMNRPLNLASWQITGRLIGILMPVSIGAIAFVSHGLLDLEWGPAILLGAILAPTDPVLASEVQMGHLDDHDELRFGLTSEGGLNDSLAFPFVYFGLHWLQKGDLESWFQQWVVVDLLWAIAAGTLMGIVVAQGIHWVDRRLQRHQPADDLMEDLVALSTILLTYTLTEIVNGYGFLAVFVAGLTLRSHYHHEPEKRLAQMTLVEQIEKLLEIITILLLGSLLRIEPMVQYMGQIGILAGFLLIVIRPLGAWISLIGSRLPIPTRWLFGWFGIRGVGSLYYLTYALNQGIEGPLAERLTWMVNTVVVVSIVLHGVSTTPLMRWYHREIES; from the coding sequence TTGATTGATACCTACCTGTCTTTTCTCCTGATTATTGGTTTATTGATCTTAGCGGTAACGCTGGGGTCGGGCTGGATCTCGCGCTTACCAGTCTCCTACGCTCTGATTTATCTGATAGTAGGGATATTGCTCGGACCCTATGGTATCGGTATTGTGCAAGGGGAACCCAGTTCAGTCCTAATCGAGCGACTCACCGAATTTGTGGTGATTGTGTCGGTCTTTGGCTGCGGGCTGAAAATGAATCGGCCTCTGAATCTGGCCAGTTGGCAAATTACGGGTAGGCTGATTGGTATTTTGATGCCTGTGTCTATTGGTGCGATCGCATTTGTCAGCCATGGGTTACTTGATCTGGAATGGGGGCCGGCCATCCTGCTCGGGGCCATATTAGCTCCGACGGATCCTGTTCTGGCTTCAGAGGTACAAATGGGCCACCTTGATGATCACGATGAACTGCGGTTTGGTCTGACTTCAGAGGGCGGCCTGAACGATTCCCTGGCTTTCCCCTTTGTCTATTTCGGACTCCACTGGTTGCAAAAAGGCGATTTGGAGAGCTGGTTCCAGCAGTGGGTGGTCGTCGATCTGTTATGGGCCATCGCTGCTGGTACTCTTATGGGGATCGTAGTGGCTCAAGGGATTCATTGGGTCGATCGACGACTACAACGTCACCAGCCTGCAGATGACCTGATGGAAGATTTGGTGGCCTTAAGTACCATTCTGTTGACTTATACCCTCACCGAAATTGTAAATGGCTATGGCTTCTTGGCCGTCTTTGTCGCAGGGCTGACACTGCGCAGTCACTACCACCATGAACCGGAAAAACGTCTGGCACAAATGACGCTGGTCGAGCAGATCGAGAAGCTGCTTGAAATTATCACCATTTTGCTCTTGGGCTCACTCCTGAGAATCGAGCCAATGGTGCAATACATGGGCCAGATAGGAATTTTAGCTGGATTCTTGTTGATCGTGATTCGTCCCCTCGGAGCTTGGATTAGCTTGATAGGGAGCCGCTTGCCCATCCCAACCCGTTGGCTCTTTGGCTGGTTCGGCATTCGAGGGGTGGGCTCGCTATATTACCTCACCTATGCCCTCAACCAGGGGATAGAAGGACCACTAGCTGAACGCCTAACCTGGATGGTCAATACCGTCGTGGTTGTCTCCATTGTCTTGCATGGGGTAAGTACGACACCGTTAATGCGATGGTATCATCGCGAGATTGAAAGCTAA
- a CDS encoding SDR family NAD(P)-dependent oxidoreductase, whose translation MDLGLKNKVAVITGGDSGMGKATAERLLKEGAKVALIDKTQEELEKTVKHLKSLGDVFGTQADLTHLAEVESAKQQVLQHYGKVHILMHAAGITGATGDFLDICDEDWEKTIAVDLMATVRVCRAFIPVMQAEQWGRIVLVTSEDAIQPYTDEMPYCACKAAVLNFAKNLSKAYAQDGILVNSVSPAFIATPMTDAMMEQRAEKLDVNFDEAIASFLKEKRPHLELKRRGKPQEVAAVIAFLCSELSSFVVGANYRVDGGSVATI comes from the coding sequence GTGGATTTAGGTCTCAAGAATAAAGTCGCTGTCATCACAGGTGGAGATTCCGGCATGGGCAAGGCCACAGCCGAACGCTTGCTTAAAGAAGGAGCCAAGGTGGCCTTGATTGACAAAACCCAGGAGGAGCTAGAGAAGACTGTAAAACACCTCAAATCCCTGGGGGATGTCTTTGGAACCCAGGCCGATTTAACTCACCTGGCGGAAGTTGAGTCAGCTAAGCAGCAAGTTCTTCAGCACTATGGCAAGGTTCACATCTTGATGCATGCGGCTGGTATTACAGGAGCTACAGGTGATTTTCTAGACATTTGCGATGAGGATTGGGAAAAAACGATTGCAGTGGATTTGATGGCCACAGTGCGTGTTTGTCGAGCCTTTATTCCTGTGATGCAGGCAGAGCAATGGGGACGCATTGTTTTGGTTACCTCTGAAGATGCCATTCAGCCCTATACGGATGAAATGCCCTACTGTGCTTGCAAGGCAGCAGTACTCAACTTTGCCAAAAATCTGTCGAAAGCCTATGCCCAGGACGGTATTTTGGTCAATTCGGTTTCTCCCGCATTTATAGCTACCCCCATGACCGATGCCATGATGGAGCAACGAGCCGAAAAACTAGACGTCAACTTTGACGAAGCCATTGCTTCATTTCTGAAGGAGAAACGCCCTCATTTAGAGCTGAAACGGCGTGGAAAGCCCCAGGAAGTTGCTGCTGTTATTGCCTTTCTTTGTTCTGAACTTTCTAGCTTTGTCGTGGGGGCAAATTACAGAGTAGATGGTGGGTCCGTCGCCACCATCTGA
- a CDS encoding rod shape-determining protein: protein MTYSLPPLGRRSSSSPKKPQFSWWKSIRRFSHLPFDLGIDLGTSNTLIYSPYQGILLQESSTIAINTSTQSPIAVGAVAGQLLGRTSPNIRVCRPVRNGVVADLDLTQLMLQYFIRKAQWGTRLLRPRLLVGCSCGATEVERSALIEAAFEAGAREVALIDEPVAAALGAGLPAEKPHGNLIVDIGGGTTEMAVVCASEAVFSHAIAVAGNRFDRNICDYFRQIHQLHLGELTAENLKIRYGSMASNDDRDHTLVEIVGVNAGSGLPQRISIAYGELREALSISMDKITDALSHFLETIPTELMTDIAERGMMLTGGGALLPGLDTLIRDRASLPVHVAKTPLKSVALGMGKIFQDRHPQQEIRWAS, encoded by the coding sequence ATGACTTATTCACTCCCTCCCTTAGGCCGTCGATCCTCATCCAGTCCTAAAAAGCCCCAATTTTCCTGGTGGAAATCCATTAGACGGTTCAGTCATCTCCCTTTTGACCTAGGGATTGATCTAGGAACTTCCAACACGTTAATTTATAGCCCCTATCAAGGCATTCTTCTCCAAGAATCTTCTACGATTGCCATCAACACCTCCACCCAATCGCCAATTGCTGTGGGGGCAGTGGCGGGCCAACTCTTAGGACGAACATCTCCCAATATAAGGGTGTGCCGCCCAGTGCGAAATGGGGTAGTTGCCGATCTCGACTTGACTCAGCTTATGCTTCAATACTTCATTCGGAAAGCCCAATGGGGAACTCGTCTTTTGCGTCCGCGCCTACTCGTTGGCTGCTCTTGTGGGGCTACGGAGGTAGAACGATCCGCTTTAATTGAGGCTGCCTTTGAAGCAGGGGCGCGGGAGGTAGCCTTGATCGATGAACCTGTTGCCGCAGCCCTGGGAGCGGGTCTTCCGGCTGAAAAACCCCACGGGAATCTTATTGTTGATATTGGCGGTGGTACGACTGAAATGGCAGTCGTTTGCGCCTCAGAAGCGGTATTTAGCCATGCGATCGCAGTAGCTGGGAATCGGTTTGATCGAAATATTTGTGACTATTTTAGACAAATCCATCAGTTACATCTGGGGGAGTTGACGGCTGAAAACCTCAAGATACGGTATGGCTCAATGGCCTCTAACGACGATCGCGATCATACCCTCGTCGAAATTGTAGGGGTCAACGCCGGATCGGGCCTGCCTCAACGAATCTCTATTGCTTATGGAGAGTTGCGCGAGGCGTTGTCTATATCAATGGATAAAATTACGGACGCCTTATCCCATTTCTTAGAGACAATCCCCACCGAACTCATGACTGATATTGCGGAACGGGGAATGATGCTCACAGGGGGAGGCGCTTTACTGCCAGGGTTGGATACTTTGATTCGTGACCGTGCCAGTTTGCCAGTTCACGTGGCTAAGACTCCTCTAAAGAGCGTCGCGTTAGGTATGGGGAAAATATTTCAAGACCGTCATCCCCAGCAAGAGATCCGCTGGGCAAGTTGA
- a CDS encoding CsbD family protein gives MSNKDRAKATAKNIEGKAQEALGNVTGDSEDQAAGKAKQAEAEARHTAEDAKDKVKDAID, from the coding sequence ATGAGTAACAAAGACAGAGCGAAAGCTACAGCCAAGAATATTGAAGGCAAGGCGCAAGAAGCACTAGGAAACGTAACGGGTGACTCTGAAGATCAGGCTGCTGGTAAAGCGAAGCAGGCCGAAGCAGAAGCTCGCCATACCGCTGAAGATGCCAAAGACAAGGTCAAAGATGCCATCGACTAA
- a CDS encoding DUF421 domain-containing protein → MMNLLSALFDGWEGIIKICMAAPIMYLFVVLAIRVTGKRSTSQMNNFDWIVTVAIGSLTASGIVLDSVTVSEALTAITLLLGAQYLLTKGVLCSNKLAKLVKASPTLLVHDGQLLRGAMRKERVMKSEIMAALRENGLLCLEDAQWVILETDATFSVIPKGDHDLSKAQFENVSGFPT, encoded by the coding sequence ATGATGAACTTGTTATCTGCTTTATTTGATGGCTGGGAAGGGATTATCAAAATCTGCATGGCTGCCCCCATCATGTATTTGTTTGTCGTCTTAGCCATACGCGTTACCGGCAAAAGATCAACGTCGCAAATGAATAACTTTGATTGGATCGTTACTGTTGCGATCGGTTCACTCACTGCTTCCGGTATTGTTCTCGATAGCGTGACTGTTTCCGAGGCCCTGACAGCCATTACCCTGCTGTTGGGTGCCCAGTATCTACTAACGAAGGGAGTTCTTTGTTCCAACAAACTTGCAAAGCTCGTTAAGGCGAGCCCCACTTTACTGGTTCACGATGGTCAGCTTCTTCGTGGAGCAATGCGGAAGGAGCGCGTGATGAAATCTGAAATAATGGCGGCTCTCAGAGAAAATGGCCTACTTTGTCTTGAGGATGCCCAGTGGGTAATCCTCGAAACGGACGCTACTTTTAGCGTTATTCCCAAAGGAGACCATGATCTTTCTAAGGCACAATTTGAGAATGTCTCTGGCTTTCCGACTTAA
- a CDS encoding DUF1206 domain-containing protein, producing the protein MRKVRQALQQVVKQPWMKTFMRLGYAAKGILYLFIGLLAGRAALLPHAEAGGSESVLLALVDQPFGWLFLSFFAASLLGYVVRRLLQTILSSGHRLTVQTALKRFGYFLSGSSYLGISYSAFLVAVGAGKSDDTLEDLTAELFDQPLGNWLVGVIGLGVIGLGLSYIYGAITSSYVTELRSSKLDDRVGQWIMRLGQVGTAARGTAFVLIGFFFTEAAVLFRAEPAGGLRNALQRLAAQPYGPLWLGVIGLGLIAYALYMVMSAWYRPLVFARANDFKNL; encoded by the coding sequence ATGCGTAAAGTTCGACAAGCCCTACAACAGGTTGTAAAGCAGCCTTGGATGAAGACGTTTATGCGTTTAGGGTATGCTGCCAAAGGGATTCTATACTTATTCATTGGTCTACTAGCGGGTCGTGCTGCCTTGCTTCCCCATGCAGAGGCAGGTGGGTCCGAATCAGTATTGCTGGCGTTGGTTGATCAACCCTTTGGTTGGCTCTTCTTAAGCTTCTTTGCTGCCAGCTTACTGGGATATGTTGTGCGTCGATTGTTACAGACAATCTTGAGTTCTGGACATCGTCTTACCGTTCAGACGGCGTTGAAGCGGTTTGGCTATTTCTTAAGCGGTAGTAGCTACCTGGGAATATCCTACTCAGCCTTTCTAGTGGCGGTGGGAGCGGGCAAATCTGACGATACCTTAGAAGACCTAACGGCAGAACTATTCGACCAACCATTGGGGAATTGGCTAGTTGGGGTGATTGGTTTGGGGGTGATAGGACTGGGCTTGTCCTATATTTACGGAGCGATCACAAGCTCGTATGTCACTGAACTTAGATCGTCAAAGCTAGATGATCGCGTTGGTCAATGGATCATGCGTCTAGGCCAGGTGGGGACTGCTGCCCGGGGCACCGCCTTTGTACTAATCGGTTTTTTCTTTACGGAAGCCGCTGTGCTATTTCGTGCTGAACCAGCTGGAGGATTAAGAAATGCCCTACAGCGGCTGGCAGCCCAGCCATATGGTCCACTATGGCTAGGTGTCATCGGGTTGGGGCTGATCGCCTACGCATTGTATATGGTTATGTCCGCCTGGTACCGTCCTTTGGTCTTTGCTAGGGCAAACGACTTTAAAAATCTCTAA
- a CDS encoding AI-2E family transporter, whose translation MSKLPALDFWNRLQTSQLVRWLLLIALGWAITQVLAYFEAVLVIFIFAAIFAFLLNYPVQWVARFVPRGLAVIVVFLLSLLLLGGLVVTLGSVIVYQVQQLLTNSPQLIETLIGLFERLQILLARWNLEVDFSGWEEQIRGWGLEILEINFTFLQDLLFNLIDGILIAVITFFMLLDGRRLWRLILRVFPPSKRTKITAAIQSNFLGFFWGRLLLSVFFGISTFIVFVILGVPFAITLAAIAAMFDLIPGIGATIGVSLVSIVLLPQGLWLSLKALIICIILQQIEENLLMPRIMQGSIDMNPVVMFLALLIGARVAGLAGIFLSIPIAGVLINLFELQECKGERTQPRSA comes from the coding sequence ATGAGTAAGCTACCTGCCCTCGACTTTTGGAACAGACTGCAAACCTCTCAACTCGTGCGTTGGCTGCTGCTTATCGCCCTGGGGTGGGCAATTACCCAAGTTTTAGCCTACTTTGAAGCAGTGCTCGTCATTTTTATCTTTGCTGCTATTTTTGCCTTCCTGCTGAACTATCCGGTTCAATGGGTTGCTCGATTTGTCCCCAGGGGACTAGCAGTGATTGTGGTATTTTTGCTCAGCCTGCTGTTATTAGGGGGACTGGTGGTTACTTTGGGATCCGTTATTGTTTATCAGGTCCAGCAACTTTTGACTAACTCGCCTCAGCTAATTGAGACCTTGATTGGTCTTTTTGAGCGTTTGCAAATACTCCTAGCGCGCTGGAATCTGGAGGTCGATTTTAGCGGTTGGGAGGAGCAGATTCGCGGCTGGGGACTAGAGATCTTGGAGATAAATTTTACGTTCCTCCAAGACCTGCTGTTCAACCTTATTGATGGGATTCTAATTGCCGTTATCACCTTTTTTATGCTCTTGGATGGACGCCGACTTTGGCGGTTGATACTTCGGGTATTTCCTCCCTCTAAACGCACGAAGATTACAGCAGCGATCCAAAGTAATTTCCTGGGTTTTTTCTGGGGACGGCTGTTGCTTTCTGTATTTTTCGGAATTTCGACATTTATTGTTTTCGTTATTTTAGGAGTGCCGTTTGCAATCACGTTGGCCGCTATTGCGGCTATGTTTGATCTTATTCCAGGTATTGGGGCCACCATAGGGGTCAGCCTCGTCTCCATTGTCCTTTTACCCCAAGGACTGTGGTTGAGTTTGAAAGCATTGATCATCTGTATTATTCTCCAGCAAATCGAGGAGAACCTTCTAATGCCTCGAATTATGCAGGGATCCATTGATATGAATCCGGTGGTGATGTTTTTGGCATTACTCATCGGCGCAAGGGTCGCTGGACTGGCGGGTATTTTTTTATCTATCCCAATTGCAGGGGTTCTGATTAATCTATTTGAACTTCAGGAATGTAAGGGGGAGCGGACTCAGCCGAGGTCAGCCTGA
- a CDS encoding EcsC family protein has protein sequence MSDVYRSLPQSPQQLVETVAELSDTIGQLGQRWIETTTHQTGKTLDALAHNSFIQWISRLPGANQLLAFLGQVDVAQMQREVMVLQQAHPLESPRQIADRVIQQGAIQAGTVGFVTNLVPPLALSLLAVDLAAMTRLQAEMVYRIAAAYGFPLADPARRGEVLGIFALSMVGGGVLKAGASLAEILPLIGTVSGAAVNATLMFALGQTACEFYETKQPVAGTVVTHELP, from the coding sequence ATGTCCGACGTTTATCGCTCCCTTCCCCAATCTCCACAACAGTTGGTGGAAACAGTTGCCGAGCTTAGTGACACAATTGGGCAACTGGGTCAACGGTGGATTGAGACAACAACGCACCAAACGGGTAAAACGCTAGATGCTTTAGCACATAATTCTTTCATTCAATGGATCTCTCGCCTCCCAGGGGCAAACCAACTCCTCGCTTTTTTAGGACAGGTAGATGTCGCCCAAATGCAGAGAGAGGTTATGGTGCTGCAACAGGCACATCCGTTGGAGTCGCCTAGACAAATTGCTGATCGCGTGATTCAGCAAGGGGCAATTCAGGCGGGCACGGTCGGCTTTGTCACCAATCTGGTGCCACCGCTAGCCTTATCTTTATTAGCAGTCGATTTGGCTGCCATGACGCGATTGCAGGCCGAGATGGTATATCGCATTGCGGCAGCCTATGGCTTTCCTTTGGCCGATCCAGCCCGTCGGGGCGAAGTCTTGGGGATCTTCGCTCTATCCATGGTAGGGGGAGGTGTTTTAAAGGCGGGGGCCAGTCTTGCTGAGATCCTTCCCCTCATCGGAACGGTATCGGGTGCTGCTGTGAATGCAACACTAATGTTTGCTTTGGGGCAAACAGCCTGTGAGTTCTATGAAACGAAGCAGCCCGTTGCGGGAACCGTCGTTACCCATGAGCTTCCTTAA